One window from the genome of Saimiri boliviensis isolate mSaiBol1 chromosome 2, mSaiBol1.pri, whole genome shotgun sequence encodes:
- the CHST14 gene encoding carbohydrate sulfotransferase 14 — protein sequence MFPRPLTPLAAPNGAEPLSRALRRAPLGRARAGPGGPPLLLPSMLMFAVIVASSGLLFVIERGILAEMKPLPLHPPGREGAAWRGTAPKPGGLSLSAGDSDLQVRQDVRNRTLRTVCRQPGMPRDPWDLPVGQRRTLLRHILVSDRYRFLYCYVPKVACSNWKRVLKVLAGVLDSVDVRLKMDHRSDLVFLADLRPEEIRYRLQHYFKFLFVRDPLERLLSAYRNKFGEIREYQQRYGAEIVRRYRAGAGPSPAGDDVTFPEFLRYLVDEDPERMNEHWMPVYHLCQPCAVHYDFVGSYERLEADANQVLEWVRAPPHVRFPARQAWYRPASPESLHYHLCSVPRALLQDVLPKYILDFSLFAYPLPNVTKEACQQ from the coding sequence ATGTTCCCCCGCCCGCTGACCCCGCTGGCAGCCCCAAATGGCGCCGAGCCCCTGAGCCGGGCGCTGAGGCGGGCCCCTCTGGGCAGGGCCCGGGCCGGGCCTGGGGGGCCGCCCCTGCTGCTGCCGTCCATGCTGATGTTCGCAGTGATCGTGGCCTCCAGCGGGCTGCTGTTCGTGATCGAGCGGGGCATCCTGGCCGAGATGAAGCCCCTGCCCCTGCACCCCCCCGGCCGCGAGGGCGCAGCCTGGCGCGGGACAGCCCCCAAGCCTGGGGGCCTGTCCCTGAGTGCTGGGGACTCGGACCTGCAAGTGCGGCAGGACGTCCGGAACAGGACCCTGAGGACGGTTTGCAGACAGCCGGGCATGCCCCGGGACCCTTGGGACTTGCCGGTGGGGCAGCGGCGCACTCTGCTGCGCCACATCCTCGTGAGTGACCGCTACCGCTTCCTCTACTGCTACGTGCCCAAGGTGGCCTGCTCAAACTGGAAGCGGGTGCTGAAGGTGCTGGCAGGCGTCCTGGACAGCGTGGACGTCCGCCTCAAGATGGACCACCGCAGTGACCTGGTGTTCCTGGCAGACCTGAGGCCTGAGGAGATTCGCTACCGCCTGCAGCACTACTTCAAGTTCCTGTTTGTGCGGGACCCCTTGGAACGCCTCCTCTCTGCCTACCGCAACAAGTTTGGAGAGATCCGAGAGTACCAGCAGCGCTATGGGGCCGAGATCGTGAGGCGGTACAGGGCTGGAGCAGGGCCCAGCCCTGCAGGCGACGATGTTACATTCCCTGAGTTCCTGAGATACCTGGTGGACGAGGACCCTGAGCGCATGAATGAGCATTGGATGCCCGTGTACCACCTGTGCCAGCCTTGTGCTGTGCACTATGACTTTGTGGGATCCTATGAGAGGCTGGAGGCTGATGCTAACCAGGTGCTGGAGTGGGTGCGGGCACCACCCCACGTCCGGTTTCCAGCTCGCCAGGCCTGGTACCGGCCAGCCAGCCCTGAAAGCCTGCATTACCACTTGTGCAGTGTCCCCCGTGCCCTGCTGCAGGATGTGCTACCTAAGTATATCCTGGACTTCTCCCTTTTCGCCTACCCACTGCCTAATGTCACCAAGGAGGCGTGTCAGCAGTGA